In Alicyclobacillus macrosporangiidus CPP55, a single window of DNA contains:
- the aceB gene encoding malate synthase A has protein sequence MSGSYICPPGMQITGAYTPEFAEILTPEALAFVAEVERRFGPRREQLLQARKEREERLLAGEWPDFLPETKHIREGDWTVGPIPADLQDRRVEITGPSSDRKMVINAFNSGAKCFMADFEDANSPTWANTIQGQINLRDAIRRTIEYTSPEGKHYALKPEIATLIVRPRGWHLPEKHVLLDGKPVSGALFDFSLYFFHNAKELIARGSGPYFYLPKIESHMEARLWNDVFVFAQDRLGIPQGTIKATVLIETILATFEMHEILYELRDHAAGLNCGRWDYIFSYIKKFRNHPEVILPDRAQVTMTVPFMRAYTLLTIQTCHRRNAFAMGGMAAQIPVKNDPAANEEALAKVRADKEREAQDGHDGTWVAHPGLVPVAMEVFDRLMPTPNQVHRKREDVQVTAADLVAVPQGTITEAGLRINVSVALQYIEAWLRGSGAVPIFNLMEDAATAEISRAQIWQWIRHPKGVLEDGRKVTVELFRQTLAEEMEKIRQQVGETAFASGQYERAAALLDEITTADDFVEFLTLPGYNYL, from the coding sequence ATGAGCGGATCGTACATCTGCCCGCCAGGCATGCAGATCACAGGGGCGTACACACCGGAGTTTGCCGAGATTCTCACGCCGGAGGCGCTCGCCTTCGTGGCCGAGGTCGAGCGACGGTTCGGGCCAAGGCGCGAACAGCTCCTGCAGGCACGCAAGGAACGCGAAGAGCGGCTGCTCGCGGGAGAATGGCCCGATTTCCTGCCGGAGACGAAGCATATCCGAGAGGGCGACTGGACGGTGGGACCCATACCGGCCGACCTGCAGGATCGCCGAGTGGAGATCACGGGGCCGAGCAGCGATCGCAAGATGGTCATCAACGCCTTCAATTCTGGGGCCAAGTGCTTCATGGCCGACTTTGAAGACGCCAACTCCCCCACCTGGGCCAACACCATCCAGGGTCAGATCAACCTGCGTGACGCCATTCGCCGCACCATCGAATACACCAGCCCCGAGGGCAAGCACTATGCGCTGAAGCCCGAGATCGCCACGTTGATTGTCCGCCCGCGCGGCTGGCACCTGCCGGAGAAGCACGTGCTGCTGGACGGCAAGCCGGTGTCCGGGGCCTTGTTCGATTTCTCGCTCTACTTCTTCCACAATGCGAAAGAGCTGATTGCCCGCGGCAGTGGCCCCTACTTCTACCTGCCGAAGATAGAGAGCCACATGGAGGCGCGGCTGTGGAACGATGTGTTCGTCTTCGCCCAGGACCGGCTCGGCATCCCGCAGGGCACCATCAAAGCGACGGTGCTGATTGAGACCATCCTCGCGACCTTCGAGATGCACGAGATTCTCTACGAACTGCGCGATCACGCGGCCGGCCTCAACTGCGGGCGCTGGGACTACATCTTCAGCTACATCAAGAAATTCCGCAATCATCCGGAGGTCATTCTGCCGGATCGCGCGCAGGTGACGATGACGGTACCGTTCATGCGCGCGTACACGCTCTTGACCATCCAGACCTGCCACCGGCGCAACGCGTTCGCCATGGGTGGCATGGCCGCTCAGATCCCGGTCAAAAACGATCCCGCAGCCAACGAGGAGGCCCTCGCCAAAGTCCGGGCTGACAAGGAACGCGAGGCGCAAGACGGCCACGACGGCACCTGGGTGGCGCACCCCGGCTTGGTGCCGGTGGCGATGGAGGTCTTCGATCGCCTGATGCCCACCCCCAACCAGGTCCACCGCAAGCGGGAGGACGTGCAGGTGACCGCAGCGGATCTCGTCGCCGTGCCCCAGGGCACCATTACGGAGGCGGGCCTTCGCATTAACGTCAGCGTCGCCCTGCAGTACATCGAGGCGTGGCTGCGCGGTTCCGGAGCGGTGCCGATCTTCAACCTGATGGAGGACGCCGCCACCGCTGAGATCTCCCGCGCCCAGATCTGGCAGTGGATCCGCCACCCGAAAGGCGTGCTTGAGGATGGCCGCAAGGTGACGGTGGAGTTGTTCCGTCAGACCCTCGCCGAAGAGATGGAGAAGATCCGCCAGCAGGTCGGGGAGACGGCGTTCGCGAGCGGCCAGTACGAGCGCGCGGCTGCCCTGTTGGACGAGATCACCACCGCGGACGATTTCGTCGAATTCCTCACGCTGCCGGGATACAACTATCTGTGA
- a CDS encoding L-lactate permease, with product MFTQVYTPVFGSLGWSALVALIPILFFFWALAVRRMKGHVAAALTVVLAILDAWLVFRMPVDKALSATIHGMLTGIWPIGWIVFTAVFLFRITERTGYFDIIRRSISSITDDRRIQALLIAFSFGAFLEGTAGFGTPVAVAASMLAGLGFDPLYAAGICLLANTAPVAFGAVGIPITAMAASAHADALLISQMVGRILPFASILVPFWLMVVMSGWKGMKEVWPAALTCGLSFAITQFLVSNFIGPELPDILAAIVSIVCLIILLRFWQPKQIWRFKGEASAAEMAATRERGAETKLTGRQVFHAWSPFLVLCVMIILWALPAVKNVLSKATIIFNWPDLNKLVAQTAPIVAKTTPMAVTYKFDILAATGTSILIACVIAMFICGQSFSDWLRTFADNLRDLRYPLLTIALVVGFGDLFNYSGMSATMAMALAATGVLFPFFSPFLGWIGVFLTGSDTSSNLLFGGLQKLTAQQLHLSPYLTMGANSSGGVMGKMISPQSIAVGASATGLVGREGDLYRFTLKHSIALVIFIALITSVYAYIFPGAIPQG from the coding sequence TTGTTCACCCAAGTCTACACGCCTGTCTTCGGCAGCCTGGGATGGTCCGCGCTGGTCGCACTGATCCCCATCTTGTTCTTCTTCTGGGCGCTGGCCGTCCGCCGGATGAAAGGGCACGTGGCGGCGGCCCTCACCGTGGTGCTCGCCATCCTCGACGCCTGGCTGGTGTTCCGCATGCCCGTCGATAAAGCGCTTTCAGCGACCATTCACGGGATGCTCACCGGCATCTGGCCCATCGGCTGGATCGTGTTCACCGCCGTGTTCCTCTTCCGCATCACGGAGCGAACCGGCTACTTCGACATCATCCGCCGGTCCATCTCCAGCATCACGGACGATCGCCGCATCCAGGCCCTGCTGATCGCCTTCTCCTTCGGGGCCTTCCTCGAAGGCACGGCCGGTTTCGGGACGCCGGTGGCCGTCGCGGCATCGATGCTCGCCGGCCTCGGGTTCGATCCGCTGTACGCCGCAGGCATCTGCCTCTTGGCCAACACGGCGCCGGTGGCGTTCGGCGCGGTGGGCATCCCCATCACGGCCATGGCGGCCTCGGCGCACGCCGACGCCTTGCTCATCAGCCAGATGGTCGGACGCATCCTGCCGTTCGCGTCCATCCTCGTTCCGTTCTGGCTGATGGTCGTCATGAGCGGTTGGAAAGGGATGAAAGAGGTCTGGCCGGCCGCCCTCACCTGCGGTCTGTCCTTCGCCATCACGCAGTTCTTGGTGTCGAACTTCATCGGTCCGGAGCTGCCGGACATCCTGGCGGCCATCGTCTCCATCGTCTGCCTCATCATCCTCCTGCGGTTCTGGCAGCCGAAGCAGATCTGGCGGTTCAAGGGAGAGGCGAGTGCGGCGGAGATGGCGGCCACCCGCGAGCGCGGAGCCGAGACGAAGCTGACGGGCCGCCAGGTGTTCCACGCGTGGTCGCCGTTCTTGGTGCTGTGCGTCATGATCATCCTTTGGGCACTGCCCGCGGTGAAGAATGTCCTCAGCAAGGCGACCATCATCTTCAACTGGCCCGACCTGAACAAGCTCGTCGCGCAGACGGCGCCGATTGTCGCCAAGACCACGCCGATGGCGGTGACGTACAAATTCGACATTCTGGCGGCGACGGGCACGTCCATCCTGATTGCCTGCGTGATTGCCATGTTCATCTGCGGCCAGTCGTTCTCCGATTGGCTCCGCACCTTCGCCGACAACCTGCGTGACCTGCGCTATCCGCTTTTGACCATCGCTTTGGTTGTGGGATTCGGCGATCTGTTCAACTACTCCGGGATGTCCGCGACCATGGCCATGGCCTTGGCTGCAACGGGTGTGCTGTTCCCGTTCTTCTCGCCGTTCCTCGGCTGGATCGGCGTGTTCCTGACGGGCAGCGACACGTCGTCGAACCTTCTGTTCGGCGGCTTGCAGAAGCTGACGGCGCAACAGCTGCACCTGAGCCCGTACCTGACGATGGGCGCCAACTCGTCCGGCGGCGTCATGGGCAAGATGATCTCACCGCAGTCCATCGCGGTGGGTGCCTCTGCCACGGGGCTGGTGGGCCGCGAAGGGGACCTCTACCGGTTCACGCTCAAACACAGCATCGCCTTGGTCATCTTCATCGCCCTCATCACCAGCGTCTACGCCTACATCTTCCCGGGTGCCATCCCGCAGGGGTGA